In Opitutaceae bacterium, the sequence ATTCCCCGCGTCGATTGCTGGACATCGGATGCGGCCGCGGGGAGATTTGCCGACTTGCGTCGCAATCAGGAATTGCCTGCGTCGGCATTGATTACTCTGCGGATGCAATCGCCATTGCAGCCGAAGCAGCCTCCCTGCTGCCGAAAGGATTGGCTTCAATCCAGTGGCTCTGCATCGACGCTAACGCGCTTCCCGAAAATGAGCCTTTTGACGTGATTGTACTGAGCGATGTCATTGAACACCTCACGACGGAGGAGGTAGATGGCCTCCTCCATAAAACGCGACGGCTTCTGACACCAAATGGACGGCTCATCGTGCATACGTTCCCAAACCTTTGGTTCTATGAATATCACTACAAGCGCCGCTTGAGGAAAGCGGCGGAGGTGGGAGCGTACCTGCCAGTCCAGCCGAGAAGTCGCAGGGAGCGGGAGATGCATATTAATGAGTGGAACCCGCGAAGCTTGCGACGGATTCTGCGAAAGCATTTTCCAAGCGCAACTCTATGGTTTGGCTCGCCCGAGAATCCCGTCGCCAGCATGAAGGCGCGCATGGGCCCCCGCGAACTCGCCGCCCAGCGCGATCTCTTCGCAGTTGCCTCCATGGGTACCGTTGATGCCTGCGAAGTCCTGAGACTGTATCTCACACAGCCGTTGTCCCGCAGCGCAGGTGAGAGGATTCGCATTAGTCACGAACAAGGTCCCTTTTGTTGCCACCCCGGTGAAACCCTTGTCGTCTCTTTATCCATCACGAATGGCTCCGACCAAACCCTTTCAAGTGAAGGCGATTGGCCTACGTTCATTTCGTACCACCTTCTATCGGAGTCAGATGAAATGATTGTATTTGAGGGCCACCGGAGCCGATTTGTCTGCAGTCAGCTGCCCGGATCTACCCACGTGCATCCTGCTCTTGTCTCGGCACCGCAGCAAAAGGGAAGTTACCGCCTTCAACTCACTCTGGTGCAAGAGCGGGTCTCTTGGCTTTGCGATTGGTCATCTACTTGTGTTTGTGAATCAAAACTGATTGTGTCCTAAGGTTTCGATGAGCGTGAATTCTGAAGTTATCCGTAAATCAATTCGCGAAATGGTGCACAGCCGAAAGTCGCTGATGGTCTCCTCAGGTCTGGTGGGGCCCGTCGACACGGCGCCTCCTTCCTACCGATGGAATCAAAGGTTGTCCTTCGGTCATGGCGGCCAGGCTCGGCTCTTTTTTCAGAAAGGGTGGAGCTTCGATGAACCCGGATTCGTTTGGACGGATGGACCTTCGGCTTCGCTAACTTTGGGAATCGAGAACCCCAATGCAGACCTTTGCCTCCAATTGCGCTGCCGTGCATTCCTTCCGGAAGGGAAGAATACCCAGCTTCTTAAAGTCCGGATCAATGGTGCCATCGCCTTGGTGTGGTCGGTGGGGGGGGGCGAGGCTTGCTTCGAAGGACGGATTTTCCGTCATTTACTCTCCGAATTGTGCACACTTTCTGTTGCCTTTGAGGTTGAGCGACCTATCAGCCCTATGGAGCTTGGAATGGGCGGTGATGAACGAAAACTGGGCATTGCCATCTACGAGTTAGCGCTTGTCATCACGACTTGATTGGCATCTTTCCCAGTGCGATTGTTCTACCTTCTCTATTCAAAATTCGGACGTGGTATTGCGACACTCCGTCGTCTCGCTGGGTCTGCGTTTCGAGGCATGCTTGGGATCTTTCGGGATGATCATCTGCGTTTAGATCTAAATACGGCGCTGCAACGGATCGCGATCCTTGATGCAGAATTGTATCGGACGCGCGCGGCTGCGGCGGGCACGTCTGCAGCATTCGCCGAATGGACCAAACGATCTTCAAACGAAATCGATAGCCTGCTTGCGTCGTCTGATCACGCCTTGCAGCAAATCGAGGTATTACAGGGGAGGCTCGAATGCATGATGCCGGTCCTCAACGACACGGCCGCTACGGTCGCAAGACTCGGCCAACTTGAACCTACGCTGGCCGGTCTTTCGCACGCTTTGAAGGAGTTAAAGGATACCGTGCAAAGTGATGCGCTAAGGGTGGAATCCGGACTTACTCACTTGGTCGAAGTGCTTACCGGCGTTGATCAGCAGTTGAAGCATGTTTCCGAGTCTGTTTCCAGCCACGCTGGACGTCTTGGCCAAACCCAGGAGCAAGTCGGTCACATCGCCTCGGATTTCAGCATGATCGTCCTCGAGAACACGAAGCTCAGGGAAGAAGCACGCTCTGTCGCTGAACGCGTCGAAGCGCTTGCAGTGCAGGTCACAGAAGGAAAAACAATTCTCGGTCGAGTTAGCCGCCTCGCCGGAGCCGTACATTCAAAGTCGTTTGATCAGTTCTACCTTGAATTTGAGAATCACTTCCGGGGCAGTCGGGAGGATATTTTGGTGAAGATGGCGGATTATCTGCCCGAGGTACGCCGGTCGGGGGCGGGTTCACCGAGTGCCCCGATTCTCGATCTTGGCTGCGGGCGCGGGGAATGGCTGGAACTTCTGACTAAAGATGGCCTAGCCGCCTTTGGGCATGATCTCAGCTCTAGGATGGTGGAGGAATGCAGGTCGCTCGGCTTGCATGTGGAGCAGGGCGACGCGATTGATCGGCTACATTCGACCTCCTCGAATTCTCTGGGCGCGGTCTCGTCATTCCACCTCGTGGAGCATATTCCTCTGGGGTCATTGCTCGAATTTCTTGAGGAATGCCATCGGGTGCTCCGCCCGGGCGGCCTGTTGATTCTTGAGACGCCGAATCCCCAGAATCTAATCGTCGGTGCATGCAATTTCTATATCGATCCCACCCATCGCAACCCCATCCCTCCGATGACCTTACGCTTTATGGTGGAGCGGCTCGGTTTCGAGCACGTAAGGGTGATCCCAAAACATCCATTCAGCAGTGAGAACCGCTTCGTGGATCCTAAATCGGATTGTGAGAATCGTCTGAACGAGTTTTTCTTCGGTGCTCAGGACTATGCCATTTTGGCGACCAAGCGCTCCTGAATCATTCTCCTGTCCAAAATGAGTGCTCCTGAATCCGATACTCGGTTCATTGAGGTGTGGAATCGCTTCTTTCGGGTCCGCCAGTTGGATGACGTTGGATTTTCTTTCGATCTGGCACTCGTCGAGTTTGGCATCACCTTAGCTCGCGTTGAAGCTCCCTGGGAACACCTTTACGCAGTACTACGAGAGCTTCAGGATTTCCTTCTTCAACACCTACCTCATGAAGATACGTGGCGCGTGGTTCGAGAAGCGTATGCATCGTTGCCTGTCCCGTCAGGGCGGTTCGATCTGGCTGGAGAAAGTTAACTGATGAGTGCGGTACCTCGTGTATTGATTTGCCACGAGCGATTTCTGCCGCGCTTTGGCGCCGACCGAGTACTGATCCTGATCGGCAAAGAGCTCAAGGCGAGAGGATGGGCGGTTGACTTTATGGGGCAGAAATTCCCCGAGGATCGTCTCCGGGATGCTGCAAATGAAATCATCGAGATTCCGTCGCCCTCGGACTATATCCAGTTTGATTTGGAAACTGCGACCTGGCTTAAGCTGTGGATCAGCAGCAAGGCGCCCGCTTATCAACTCGTCATTGTGGGCGGCTGGCCCTTCTTTTCGTCCATATCGCAGTTCCGTTCCGTCGCACCTAAGGTCCTCTTCATTGACTGTGGTGTCGTTCCCAACGAAGGCTATGATCCTGGCGTGCAGCGTATCCTTGATCACCTGCGTGAACTTCGACGTGCGAACTTGGATTTTTGCACGCACATCGCCGCAAACAGCGACTTTACTTTGCGTACTCAAACGTTGCCTGAAACGTCAGGCAAGCCTGTTGCACGGGCGGTTCTGAATGGGATCGATCACCTTTTTGCCCCGGGATCAATCAAGGCAATGTTTCCCGCAAAACCGCTCTTGGATGTTCGAGCACTGAAGGCTGAAGGTCGGCGTCCCATTTTGCTTTTGGGCCGCTTCGAGAAGATTGGCTACAAGAACTCCAAGACCGGTCTGGAAGTATTTAAAATCCTTAGGAGAGCGGACCCTTCTGTCGTGCTCCTCACCCTGGACCATAAGGAGGCCCTTCCCCTAGACTGGGAGATCCAAGATCACGTCGTTGGCTTGGGATTTCCGGACGATGAGACGCTGGTACAGGTAATGGAGGAATGTGAACTCGGGTTGTCTGTTTCCCTTTGGGAGGGCTTCAACCTTCCAATAGCCGAAATGTACCGCCTGCGCCGTCCGGCCTTATGTTTCAATCTCGCAGCGCATCCGGAGGTGGTGCTGCGCCCTTGGTTCCTGTGCGAAGACACTATCGAGATGGCTGCCAAAGCTGCGGTGATCCTAACTAAGGGTAGCAAACATGCTCTGATAAACGAGGATGATGCCGCTGCTTATCGCGCCCGCTTCACCTGGAGATCATTCATGGAGCAAATCGAGGATCTTCTTTCAGTCTAACGATGCGCTTCCTTATCGTCAGCAATCTTTTCCCTCCGTGTTTTATCGGTGGATACGAAATTGGCGCTTCCTGGGTTGCGCGATGCTTGCGGCAGTTCGGCCATCAAGTATGCGTGCTTACCTCGTCCGATATTATCAACGGGAAGGGACCAAAGTGTGACCACCTCCAGCATTCTTACTGCCCGCCCGACGCTGATAGTTGGATCAGTGCGGGCGCCTGCTTCTACGGCGTGGACGTCCTAGATGGACTGCTGTTCGGCGGGCATGGTCCTGAATATGCGCCTGCCAAGGCACTGCTCGACCGGCATTTCTCCGAGTTCGAAGACCGAAGGCGTGCACGCGCAGAAGCCATCGTGAGGTTCTCGCCCGATGCCGTCCTGCTTTTCAACCCGGCATGCATCCTTGACCCGATCCTTGACGAGATTGCCAACTTGCCGGCCCTAAAGTCTTGTCCCATTCTTTCTTACGTGAGCGACGACTGGCTGATTGCCTGGGAGCGTAGTAATCCGCTCATTTTTCTTTGGCGTTTTCTGGATTCAGCCCGCGGCCAGCCTCAGCTGCTTTCTCTTTCCCGGCTCAAGCTCCTTGAGAGCTGTTTACTCTGGGAGAAACAGGGCGTGTTCCGATTCCTATCCGAGCCTCGGATGCACCACCGTTTTTTTACCAGTCGCTCTCTCCAGATGCGCTATGAGCGGGAAAAACCGGACGCCGCGTTGGGATCCGTGCTTCCTTGGGGATTACCTCAGCTCAAGGACTATCGCGCGCTTCCCGAGGAGAGGCTTCGCAAGGAGGAGCCTCTTACTTTGGTCGTTACTGGCCAAATCGAGCCGCACAAGGGGATCTATGATTTATTGCAGGCTCTTTTGCTGACCAAACGGCCGAACAAGCTCGTGCTGTTTGGCGACACGCAGACACAGCATGCAAACTTTTGCCGAAAATTTGTTGAACATTCTGACCTGAGTGGACGGGTTGAGTTTGCAGGCCGTTTGCCCCCCGACAAAGTTTGGATCACGGCTGTTGAGAAGGCGGAGGTCTACCTATTGCCTTCCCGTTTCATACCAGGGGTGTTTCAGGAGCCATTCAGCATTGCCTTGTTGCAGGCAATGGCTTCAAAGTTTCCTGTGATTGCCTCCGATGGCGGCGGCTCACCAGAAGCCATCGCAAGCGGCGAGAACGGATTGCTCCATGTAGCCAATTCCCCGGCATCGATCGCATCAGCCATCGACGCCGTGGAGCTCAATAGAACCGCCACTGCGAAGCTCGCAAAAGCCGCGCTCGACCGTGCACATACCTATTACTCCATCGAAACCATGACATCGAAGATCGAGGAATATGCTCAGAAGCTTGTCGCTTCGAGACGTGCCGCGTGCGGATCGGTTGGGATCCCAACGCTGAGACGAGGGAATATTTTCTATCTCGTTCATAATGCGAATCGAGATCCTGCGAATTCAGGCTGCGTACGCGTGGCGCGTCGGCTCGGAAATGTGCTGCAGAAAGAAGTAAGACCCTGGTTCGTGCGCTGGAAACCAGAGTTGGCCGCAGTAACTTTCCTTGATCCGGTGGGCGCAGAGTATCTGAGCCGCTTCAACGGGCCCTCTAAATGCGATGTGGAGGAACCGCACCTTAGAGAGAACGGAGAAGTCCCGATCCATCTGTCCAGGCAGTGCGCAGCTGAGATCAAGAACGCCTGGTTAATACTTCCCGAGCTTCTCGATTCGCAGCTGCTTCTCGACATACTAGCCTATGCTCGACGTCAAAGGATGAAGTGCGCGGCGATTTTCTACGACGCCATACCGCTTTTACGTCCGGAACTGTGCTCCGACGAAATTCGCGCGAACCACGCCGCATACATGGACGCCCTTGCACGGTGTGATTTAGTCATCCCTATCAGTGAGTTTTCCTCGCGTTGCCTGCTGGACCACTGGACCAATCGCAATATACAACCCTGTAAGGTTGTGCCAATTCTCCTCGCCGGTGAATTCAACCATCATCCCCTTCCCAAGCTAACCGACGCGCGACTAGACGTCGAAATGCTCTGCGTCTCCACGATCGAACCCAGGAAGAATCACAAGTCGCTTCTGGCCGCGCTCGATGTTTTGGATCGAAAGGCACCGGAGCTCAAGTGGAGGATGCATTTCGTCGGCAACTCCTACGCGGGTGCGTTGGAACTCTCGCAACAGTTGGAGTCCCGCTGCCAGCGTGACAGTCGCATCGTTTGGCATCGTATTGTCGATGACCAACGGCTGGGGGAGCTCTATCAACGTTCGGATTTCACAATCTACCCTTCGCTCATCGAAGGGTACGGACTGCCAATTGTGGAGAGCGTTTGGCATGGCAAACCTTGTGTCTGCTCCAAAGATGGGGTGATGGCGGAATTGGCTGCAGATGGAGGCTGCGTGCCTGTAGATGTTGAGAGCCCGGAAGCCATAGCTGATGCAATAAAGTGCCTGATGGAGGACGTAGCATTCCGCGAAAAGCTAAGCAAGGAAGCCTCCGCCCGGGTGCTTAAGACCTGGCACCGCTATGGGTGCGAAGTGCTTTCGGCCCTGGATTTGTTGCCGTCGCCGTCCGCAAGCTTTACGGGTCAGTTGCGAAATCTTGACGATACACTCTACCCAAACTGTCTGCATGCAGGCGGTGGCTGGCAGATGTCGCCTGCCGAGAGAGCTGCGCTCACGACCTTGCTGTATCGAGTTCAACCTCGGGTGGCAATTGAAGTTGGCACCTACAAGGGAGGGAGTCTCTCGCTTATCAGGCAGTTCGCACACACGGTCTTCTCGCTGGATATTGACTCAACAATCCCGACGCGTTTCCGATACATGTCGAATGTGAGTTTCCTCACAGCACCTTCTTCAGAAAGCTTGCCAATACTGTTCCAGGAACTCACTGCCGCCAACCTCCCCGTCCATTTTGTGCTGATTGATGGCGATCACTCAAGGACCGGTGTTGCGGTTGATGTACGATCGGTCATTGCACAGCGACCGTTGGAGACGACCTATTTGCTGATGCACGATAGTTTCAACCCAGACTGTCGTGCAGGCATTCTCGATGTCGACTGGGCGTCCTGTCCTTACGTCCATTCGGTCGAAATTGACCATGTCCAAGGGACAGTTGTTGACCAGCCTGGAGGACCGTTCGACGGTCAGATGTGGGGGGGATTTGCCTTGGCTGTACTGCACGCGAGCAAGCGGACGGGGGCTCTCCACATCACGCAGTCCGCTCGTCGCTCTTTCGAGCGTTGCCGACAATCGACCTTGTGACACGAGCCAAAAGGGGAGTTTCTGTAGACACGAGGCCGACGCTAACGGTCGCAGTCGATTTGCACATGCTGAGCGCAGGAGGCTTTAATGGGGGCGTCAAACTGCTCATTTTAGAGCAGCTTCGCTGGCTTCTGAGCGATCCTTCCCTCGACGTCGGTGCGCTCACCAACAGACAGCTAGCTAGCGAGCTCAACAAGCTCTTTCCGTTGCTAAAGACGGTGTCAATTTGCGCGACGCCCCATTATTCAACGCCGCGTGTTTCTTTGATGAAACGCGTGAGGTCATGGTGGCAAATGAGGCGAGCCGATGTCGTGTATGCACCACTTTGGTTTTCTCCGTTCACGAGTTTGGCTCGACCAGGAGTCGTCATGATTGTCGACACGCTTCATCGAGACCTTCCCGATGTCTTGACAAAGGAGGAGATTGATTGGAGGGAGACTGCTATCGGGCACGCGATCCAATCTGCGTGCAAGTTCCTC encodes:
- a CDS encoding methyltransferase domain-containing protein; this encodes MIERILQAYANSTFDFRGIAHEGDSLKRLWAEWVPYYRMKAAIAAAIQPTTIFEFGVRYGYSAAAFLHGSPRATYTGIDLDVAAFGGVRDGLAFARTHLPASATLIKGDSQTLKELPGDYFDLVHVDGQQDEAGFYRDMELAIRKAGFILVDGYFWTRDNFLAASEFLLRHRELTEYSLAIPGYAGELLIKVKRQTPSARSTHGDGQKASGSAKIRDLYTKDYYQFDCGGWEYQQGLGRRLLDDARLRAVYNLAVSHSPRRLLDIGCGRGEICRLASQSGIACVGIDYSADAIAIAAEAASLLPKGLASIQWLCIDANALPENEPFDVIVLSDVIEHLTTEEVDGLLHKTRRLLTPNGRLIVHTFPNLWFYEYHYKRRLRKAAEVGAYLPVQPRSRREREMHINEWNPRSLRRILRKHFPSATLWFGSPENPVASMKARMGPRELAAQRDLFAVASMGTVDACEVLRLYLTQPLSRSAGERIRISHEQGPFCCHPGETLVVSLSITNGSDQTLSSEGDWPTFISYHLLSESDEMIVFEGHRSRFVCSQLPGSTHVHPALVSAPQQKGSYRLQLTLVQERVSWLCDWSSTCVCESKLIVS
- a CDS encoding methyltransferase domain-containing protein yields the protein MLGIFRDDHLRLDLNTALQRIAILDAELYRTRAAAAGTSAAFAEWTKRSSNEIDSLLASSDHALQQIEVLQGRLECMMPVLNDTAATVARLGQLEPTLAGLSHALKELKDTVQSDALRVESGLTHLVEVLTGVDQQLKHVSESVSSHAGRLGQTQEQVGHIASDFSMIVLENTKLREEARSVAERVEALAVQVTEGKTILGRVSRLAGAVHSKSFDQFYLEFENHFRGSREDILVKMADYLPEVRRSGAGSPSAPILDLGCGRGEWLELLTKDGLAAFGHDLSSRMVEECRSLGLHVEQGDAIDRLHSTSSNSLGAVSSFHLVEHIPLGSLLEFLEECHRVLRPGGLLILETPNPQNLIVGACNFYIDPTHRNPIPPMTLRFMVERLGFEHVRVIPKHPFSSENRFVDPKSDCENRLNEFFFGAQDYAILATKRS
- a CDS encoding glycosyltransferase family 4 protein, producing MSAVPRVLICHERFLPRFGADRVLILIGKELKARGWAVDFMGQKFPEDRLRDAANEIIEIPSPSDYIQFDLETATWLKLWISSKAPAYQLVIVGGWPFFSSISQFRSVAPKVLFIDCGVVPNEGYDPGVQRILDHLRELRRANLDFCTHIAANSDFTLRTQTLPETSGKPVARAVLNGIDHLFAPGSIKAMFPAKPLLDVRALKAEGRRPILLLGRFEKIGYKNSKTGLEVFKILRRADPSVVLLTLDHKEALPLDWEIQDHVVGLGFPDDETLVQVMEECELGLSVSLWEGFNLPIAEMYRLRRPALCFNLAAHPEVVLRPWFLCEDTIEMAAKAAVILTKGSKHALINEDDAAAYRARFTWRSFMEQIEDLLSV
- a CDS encoding glycosyltransferase yields the protein MLTSSDIINGKGPKCDHLQHSYCPPDADSWISAGACFYGVDVLDGLLFGGHGPEYAPAKALLDRHFSEFEDRRRARAEAIVRFSPDAVLLFNPACILDPILDEIANLPALKSCPILSYVSDDWLIAWERSNPLIFLWRFLDSARGQPQLLSLSRLKLLESCLLWEKQGVFRFLSEPRMHHRFFTSRSLQMRYEREKPDAALGSVLPWGLPQLKDYRALPEERLRKEEPLTLVVTGQIEPHKGIYDLLQALLLTKRPNKLVLFGDTQTQHANFCRKFVEHSDLSGRVEFAGRLPPDKVWITAVEKAEVYLLPSRFIPGVFQEPFSIALLQAMASKFPVIASDGGGSPEAIASGENGLLHVANSPASIASAIDAVELNRTATAKLAKAALDRAHTYYSIETMTSKIEEYAQKLVASRRAACGSVGIPTLRRGNIFYLVHNANRDPANSGCVRVARRLGNVLQKEVRPWFVRWKPELAAVTFLDPVGAEYLSRFNGPSKCDVEEPHLRENGEVPIHLSRQCAAEIKNAWLILPELLDSQLLLDILAYARRQRMKCAAIFYDAIPLLRPELCSDEIRANHAAYMDALARCDLVIPISEFSSRCLLDHWTNRNIQPCKVVPILLAGEFNHHPLPKLTDARLDVEMLCVSTIEPRKNHKSLLAALDVLDRKAPELKWRMHFVGNSYAGALELSQQLESRCQRDSRIVWHRIVDDQRLGELYQRSDFTIYPSLIEGYGLPIVESVWHGKPCVCSKDGVMAELAADGGCVPVDVESPEAIADAIKCLMEDVAFREKLSKEASARVLKTWHRYGCEVLSALDLLPSPSASFTGQLRNLDDTLYPNCLHAGGGWQMSPAERAALTTLLYRVQPRVAIEVGTYKGGSLSLIRQFAHTVFSLDIDSTIPTRFRYMSNVSFLTAPSSESLPILFQELTAANLPVHFVLIDGDHSRTGVAVDVRSVIAQRPLETTYLLMHDSFNPDCRAGILDVDWASCPYVHSVEIDHVQGTVVDQPGGPFDGQMWGGFALAVLHASKRTGALHITQSARRSFERCRQSTL